The Musa acuminata AAA Group cultivar baxijiao chromosome BXJ2-2, Cavendish_Baxijiao_AAA, whole genome shotgun sequence genome contains the following window.
TGTGATTCACATAAATGACATCACAGTTGTCATTGCGTACGCATctaattttttaacaaaaaggCTGCTCTTATTGCATGTCCGAGAATCAGATACGGATGATTCGGTGCTGCTTTTCCGTTGTCCTCTCTCGCACATCATCATCCCCGGTTTCCACAGAGACTGGTGGAAGTAAAATTGCCAACTCATCATCTACCTCCCTATATCAATTAATTATCTATTCTCGTGCTTGCATCACGTCTTCTGCAACCATCAACCCGAGACATCGACAATTACGAGCCGTTCCAACACGTCTAAAAGAACGTCAGATTCATCGGGATGGCATAATCTATTGTTAATCAACGGGCTTTACCTCCCTTATTTTATATGATCTTTTTTCGACACCTAATTATTGTGTAAACAGTGATGAAGATATCGAATTCACCAATATATACATTCCATACCCACACACAGACCAACTCTGGACAGCCATCATGGCCGCCACCCACATCGCCATGTTTGCCTCCGGCCTCGCCGTCTTGCTTCTCCTGGTCCAAGGGTCGCCGCCAGGGCCCGTTGTTCAGTGCCGGTCCGGCAACACTAACTGCACCGTGACCAACGGCTATGGAGCCTTTCCTGATCGCAGCACCTGCCGCGTCGCCGCGGTCGCGTACCCTTCGACCGAAGAGGAGCTGCGGTTAGTTGTCTCCGACGCGACCGAGAAGCAGCAGCACATGAAGGTGGTCACAATGTACTCCCACAGCATTCCCAAGCTGTCGTGCCCCGGCGGGCCGAGCGGCCAGGGCCTGGTCATTAGCACCCAGCGACTCGACAGATCGGTGAGCGTGGACATGGCCACCTCGCGGATGACATTCGAGGCAGGGATCACACTTAGGGCGCTCCTTGACGCGGCGGCCGCCCGTGGCCTGGCGCTATCCCACTCGCCGTACTGGCAAGGGATGACGCTCGGCGGGCTGCTGAGCACCGGCTCGCATGGGAGCTCGGCGTTCGGGAAGGGCTCGGCGGTGCACGAATATGTGGTAGGGATGAGGCTGGTAATTCCAAGTCCGGTCCCGGTGAACGGATACTACGCCAAGATCGTTAATCTTGGTGAGGATGATCCTGATCTCTTGGCTGCCAAGGTTTCTCTCGGTGTTCTTGGAGTCATTTCTCAGGTATGTGTGTGGTGACCTACGTGTTATTCTTTGTTCTTTACACGGTTTGAGATCCATGTGATAAATCATCTTAGTTCTTCATGGTGGTTCTTCCAACCACGTCAAGTACTTTCATAAGCTGAGTGTACATGACTTGCCACGTCTCGATGCTAATTAGGTGCAACTATATCTTTAATTCTTCATGATATAGTAGAGATCATCCTACTGTTATTAGCAAGGCTGAATACTTCCTATCGTCAGCAAAATGTCGAGACAAAAAAAAACTTGTTTTCTATCAAATCACTTTACAAAGGAAGGCATGTTCTTTTCCTCGAATCTAGAAAGTTACGTAAATAATAGGCTGTTGATGATCCCAGTGGACTCTACTTTTaatctttccttcttttcttgcttTGCTTGTCTTCCTTGTTTCAAAATGGGCATGATGCAAACCTTTGATCCGTTCTAATGATTCCATGTACCTTCCCTCGTCGTTTATTTTAACGACACAACATAATTGAGTGTTATGGAACATAACCCACATAGACAAAGATTAGAGAAAAAGCAAACTTTGCAAATAACGGCTACAGTGACATTGATGATGACTTCGTGTAAATGAAGAGTGCCCCTTGTTGAtcttgataggaagaagggatagagttatcaaacagaggaagagtaATACAAGCCTCAattttctatatttctctcaaaaaaaaaatttataattttaaaaactttaTCTATTTCATGacccatatggggtttatatagtcctcaaagatatattacattaattgtattcaagattaataattttttaaatttttttttttcaaaaatcaataacTAATTGGACTTATTCTTCCGTAGAATTAATCTATTTCTTCGTAATGAATCTCCTgcaataaatatttcttttgatgaaataaatctctttataacatttgaacaagtttaatttcaACACTCCTGCCTTCACATATGGAGCCTCGCGCAAGGCAAGAGGCAGGTCCATGCTGCCTTGCCTTGCAGAGCTTAAGACCGGGCCCAATAATTGCCTTAAAAGCCTCAGTAACAATTGTTAGGTCGAAGGACGATAGGGGATGTCAGTAGTAGCAGTTATTGTTTCAATCTTGTTGCCTGAATAGCCGAAAACAGTTGACGTGCAATACATGTGCTTTTGTTCTGCTGCTTCATTATAAGTAACCTAAGAATTACTTGAACCGATCGCGCAGGTCACCCTCCAACTTGAGCCAATGTTCAAGCGATCCATCACCAACAGGGTCGTAAGCGACGTTGGCTTCGAGCAAACCATCTCCTCGTACGCTGTCGCTACATACTATGGGGACATCAGCTGGTATCCGTCACAACGCAGAGTGGTGTACCGAGATGATATCAAGGTCCCCATCACCACCAAAGGAAAGGGTGTAAACGACTACTTAGGGTTCCGAGCGCAGCCCACCCTTGTCGGAGCCTCTCTACGTGCTTCAGGTCTTATAAATTGAAGCTTTTATTTTGCTTGTCAAACTTAATGTAGTGTTCGAGCAGTATTATGCACACATTTACATGTGTTTGTGTCAATGACTGCAGAGGAACGAGTGGAGGCAACGGGAAATGCGGAAGGCAAATGTGTGCTGTTCAGATTGCAAGTTGATACTTTGATTGCGACCGGCATGGGCCTTAAGAACAATGACGGCGGCTTGTTAGAATTCACCGGCTATCCGGTCATTGGAAACCAAAGCGACATGCAATCCTCCGGTAGGTCCTCCAATTATCCGAAGAATGTCTGCATGTATGAATGATAGCTCTTGATGAAAATGCTTCATCACAATAATGACAGATGTAACGCCCGGATTTATTTACTCTGAGTCATCTTCTCTCCAGGTTCTTGCCTAAGGAGTGCAGAAGACAACCTTCTTACAGCCTGTGGCTGGGACCCTCGTTTTGCGGGGTTCTTCTACCACCAAACCACGATAAGCATCCCCTTCACCACCATCTCTGACTTCATCGCCGACGTCAAGAAGCTCCGCGACGCCCATCCCGACGCACTCTGCAGCACCGAGCTGTACTTGGGCTTCTTGATCCGCTTCGTCCGCAACTCCACAGCTTATCTTGGCAAAACCGACGACGTGGTGGCCATCGACATCACATACTATCGTTCAAAGGATCCAAAACAGCCGCGACTATATGAGGATGTGTTCGAGGAGATCGAACAGATGGCCTTGTTCAAGTACAACGGGCTGCCGCACTGGGGGAAGAACAGAAATGTCGGCTTCCTCAATGTCAAGAACAAGCTGGGGGCTAAGTTGGCCAAGTTTGTGAGTGTGATGCAGAAGTATGACAGCAATGGATTGTTCTCTTCAGACTGGACCGATGCGGTGCTGGGACTGCGAGAGAAGGAAGTTGTGGTGCAGGGAGATGGTTGTGCACTGGAGGGGCTGTGCATTTGCTCCACCGATGACCACTGCGCTCCTAAACAAGGCTATTATTGTCGACCTGGAGAAGTCTATGAACAAGctcgagtttgccggaagataaAATCCGTGGAAGCTGATGGTTTGGCATGGAGCGCATGATATCATTCACATTCATTTGCTGTGAGGTTTATTTATGCGTCACTTCCTCTTCGAATAAAGGTTGTAATGTCAGTCAATAATTACTACatagtttattattataatattaagcAAACGTCTAACTAGTCTATCAATTccgttttggtccttcaaccacggaccaatagTAGTACACTCCActtaccaaaatacttaagctgaagttaatagtagtacactcatcagacctgttacggtaagtaactttttagccgtgacttcgggttcgacgcggctggttcagggctccaaatgactcGGATCAGACGTGACTCCCTTTGAAGTCCCGGGGCGGCGGATGCGGGGGATCTCGCTGGGAAACTCCGCCTTGTCGAGTAGGCTTAACAGCGGTCGGGTgcttgcacacaggtcgggtcggtagctcggcccgacccctccgacgatcaagtcagtggggaGAAGTATAGTATTGAGCGATCGATTCCCCCCCCCCCTTTCGGTTGGGAGCCGGGGGGTATTTATAcagggggtttgatgttacctgatgggccatcctgcaGGAGGAGGGTCATACCTCTGATGAAGTCTGTTGTCGTCGCGGGCGTTGCGTGGAGAGCTGAGCTTCGGCAGGGTGAGGGGAGCGTCGGTCAGCCGAGGGGATCTGGGTACGATGGGTGTGGGCGCATGTCGTGTCATCATTAACGTTcgttctggggcagtgtgccgcacagggtgttcgacgtggggggtgtattacgtcaaatccggggtgctATGTCAggtcagttttttacccctatcaagacccttataagccaatcttaatcttgctcactttcgatgtgagactaatcagggatgttacagTATAACTCTAAGATGACTTATACACGTCATTCTATAGAACTATAATGTGTTAAGAAATTTCTTTTTGGGAAAAAAAGTACATAATTTCTCATTATTTTTAATAGCAAGATCCCAATGTGACACTCCATTATCCGTTGCATAAAAGGGACGAGGAAGCAAGAAATAACAGTGGCATTATTAATGCCATCGTGTGGAGAGACATAATATGTTACCGCGATATTCTACGCTATCATTCCTTCAAATAATAATGATGATTAATGATAATAACCTGCGACTCACGTAAATGTTCTGATTAATTTTACATAAATTACACTTGACCCACGTTTCGTGACACaaattgataggggtaaaaatggcgatgtgacacgccatgacagcatTCCTCTGAGCGACACGATGCCCAAGgcacgccataccctgcagcagctcggcctcccacgcaaccccagtggcaatgtcagacgccaccaaaggtatagtcctgccctgcagacaactgcgttaggtaacatcaaaccccctctataaatacccttgaGTCCTAAGCAAAAGGGGGGATCAGACACTCAACACACGGAggtttctcttcctccaaaaccctcgccacatcatcgctaacttgatcgtcggagggatcGGGCCGAgcccccggcccgacctgtgtgcaggtgcgagacggagtcgcctcttcccgacgttgcggcggagcttcctcccgacccgaccagCCGACCCAAACTGTCGAACCGATCAGCCGACCCGAGCCACCGACCCGAACCGCTGTGCATGGCCGCCGGGAGACC
Protein-coding sequences here:
- the LOC103976003 gene encoding L-gulonolactone oxidase 2-like, which gives rise to MAATHIAMFASGLAVLLLLVQGSPPGPVVQCRSGNTNCTVTNGYGAFPDRSTCRVAAVAYPSTEEELRLVVSDATEKQQHMKVVTMYSHSIPKLSCPGGPSGQGLVISTQRLDRSVSVDMATSRMTFEAGITLRALLDAAAARGLALSHSPYWQGMTLGGLLSTGSHGSSAFGKGSAVHEYVVGMRLVIPSPVPVNGYYAKIVNLGEDDPDLLAAKVSLGVLGVISQVTLQLEPMFKRSITNRVVSDVGFEQTISSYAVATYYGDISWYPSQRRVVYRDDIKVPITTKGKGVNDYLGFRAQPTLVGASLRASEERVEATGNAEGKCVLFRLQVDTLIATGMGLKNNDGGLLEFTGYPVIGNQSDMQSSGSCLRSAEDNLLTACGWDPRFAGFFYHQTTISIPFTTISDFIADVKKLRDAHPDALCSTELYLGFLIRFVRNSTAYLGKTDDVVAIDITYYRSKDPKQPRLYEDVFEEIEQMALFKYNGLPHWGKNRNVGFLNVKNKLGAKLAKFVSVMQKYDSNGLFSSDWTDAVLGLREKEVVVQGDGCALEGLCICSTDDHCAPKQGYYCRPGEVYEQARVCRKIKSVEADGLAWSA